From Xenopus tropicalis strain Nigerian chromosome 3, UCB_Xtro_10.0, whole genome shotgun sequence, the proteins below share one genomic window:
- the tex52 gene encoding testis-expressed protein 52 yields MARPSSPEPLLPDPTVHYTGFTPRGQHRILQQSPSITEAKMDMLRKVQPPSKTNVSICPTPGYLLWLEISRLPPLLPLRPDKPYDSAVWRQLTDTPQGASPTGPIPSPSRMEDNTWQKFVLCRSSWKQERGSPSLRLLTQSRVPPMVTQGNIFPPKRNAKQRSIDGFGPSTLDSIPEAPDLPSNLHQPNKPHNISLLGNSPNRTMILQRYKELQGAVRSVVPNNSRMPTPGELPQGIVR; encoded by the exons ATGGCACGTCCTTCATCTCCGGAGCCTCTGCTGCCGGACCCTACTGTCCATTATACTGGTTTCACCCCTCGTGGCCAACACAGGATTCTTCAACAAAGTCCTTCCATCACAGAGGCCAAGATGGACATGCTGAGAAAAGTGCAGCCCCCCTCAAAGACCAACGTATCTATCTGTCCCACCCCCGGGTACCTACTGTGGCTGGAAATCAGTCGACTGCCCCCGCTCTTGCCACTGCGCCCCGACAAACCCTACGACAGTGCTGTGTGGAGGCAACTAACCGACACCCCCCAGGGTGCCTCGCCCACAGGTCCAATACCGTCTCCCTCCCGAATGGAGGACAACACATGGCAGAAGTTTGTACTGTGCCGCAGCTCCTGGAAACAAGAGAGGGGATCTCCAAGCCTGAGACTGCTCACCCAGTCTAGAGTGCCCCCTATGGTTACTCAAGGAAACATCTTTCCACCTAAGAG GAACGCTAAACAGAGGTCCATAGATGGATTTGGTCCTTCAACGCTTGATTCCATCCCAGAGGCACCAGATCTACCCAGCAACCTGCACCAACCGAATAAACCCCACAATATCTCCCTTCTGGGAAACTCTCCTAATAGGACAATGATCCTGCAGAGGTACAAGGAGCTGCAGGGCGCGGTGAGGAGTGTGGTGCCCAACAACAGCAGGATGCCAACCCCTGGAGAGTTGCCCCAGGGTATCGTAAGGTGA